The genomic window GTGACCAGGTTGGCCACGAGCGGGCAGTTGTCCCGGCGCACGGCCTCCAGCCCCTTACAGTCCATCTTGTCATGGGCGTCCGGGCGCGAGGAGAACAGAAGGCCCGCGTAGCGCTTCTTGCTAATGAGGAGGTACGGGAAGTAGacctgggggtggggaaggagaccCCTGGGGTGAGACCGCCGGGGTCCACGGAACCCTCCCCATGACCCCTAAGGCCCAGGAGCCCCCTCGCCCGACCCCTGCCCGTCCTCGATCACCTTCTCAAACTCCAACCGGATGGGCGCGATGAAGTGGCTGGACACCCAGTCGGCGGCCTCCCGGCCCAGCGCCATCGCCTCCGCCACCGAGGGGACCCCGAAACGGCACATCACTGAGTCCGTGTCTCCGTACACCACCTGGGGGGACGGGCTGAGGTGGGGGTGGGGCCCGGCCCAGCCAGGGTCAACCCCTCCCCCCACTGCCTTCTCCCCCCTTCCAGCCGGGCCCCTTTCCCCGCCACCTCCGGCCCACGCCCGCCTCTCACCTTGGCGTCGGCGCTGTACCCGTTCTCCACGGTGTACTTGGACTCCACCAGCTGCTTGGTCTTCTCGATCATCTGTCGCCCGAAGCCGGTGACGCTCTGGAGGCGACCAAGGAAAGCGGGCTGGGCCGCGGGGGGCGGCCCCTCGGATGCCCCGGCCCATCCCCCGCTCCGCCTTTCCGCTGGCACCCCCTCCCCAGGCTCTCCCCGACCAGCCTCCCCCACACTGCCTGTGTCCCCCTAGAAAGCCTGAGCCCCGAGGACCTCCGGCGGCCCCGCTCTCCCGGAGCAGCCGGTTAAAATCCCGGCCAGATGGAGGTCGGGGGCCCAGAAGGCCTCAGTCCCCTCGGGGGTGGGGGGCTCCCGTGGAGGGGAGCGAGCCGGCCGCCTCCCGGGCCCCCCGAGTCCCCCGGGACAGCTCCCCACCCGCTCCACCCGGCGCACCTGGGAGATCTCCACGCAGGGCAGCTTCCCGACCTGGGCCCCGGTGAAGCCGTACACCGAGTTGGCGCTGACCTTCAGGGCCAGTTGCCGCCCGTCCAGGACCTGCCGCCGCAGGGGGTCCGTCTCCCTGGCCAGCTCCGCCTTGGCCCTGGGAGGGAGCGACAGTCAGAGCGGCCCACGGGCGGGGGGGGGGGCCCACCGGGGGGAAGGGTCCCGGGCCTACCTCTTGCGGGCACTGAGCAGGTTCTCCAAGATCTGGGGCAGGAGCCCTTTCCTCACAGAGGCCTTCACAAACTCGTTCCCCGTCGGGGTCTTTATGAACTCGTCGGAGGTCAGGCTGTGGGGGGAGGGACCGGGGGTCAGCAGGAGGCCGTGGCTTCAACCCCGGAGAACCGCGGGCGGCCTGCGTACCCCAGCTTCTGGGCGGTGCCCGGCCTCAGCAGCGTCGTGTAGCACAGGTTGTGGGCCATCATGATGGAGGGGTACAGGGAGGAGAAGTCCAGGGTGGCAATCGGGACGTCGTAGTACCTGGATGGGCCGGGAGGTCAGGGAGGGGCCGGCCCCTCGCCGAGCCCCCTCCTCCCCTTGCCCTGGCACCTCCCCCCCGCTCCCGGCCCTCCTTACCCTTTCAGAGGCTCGATCACCGTGGCTCCCGTGAAGTCCTCGCCGCCCTCCGTCTTCACCACGGGCATCACGAGGCCCTCCCGAACCGCCTGGGGGAGGAGGACGGGCGcggggtgggaggaggagagtTAGGGAACGGTGGGAGGAGGGGGCTGGGAGGAGCgaggagatgggagagagagaggctgAGGAACAGCTCACAGAGCCGGAGCTCCGGGGCGGGGGGACCAGGCGACACAGGGAGGAAACGGACAGAGAACTCAGACCCTCAGACCCCGACCCCAGCCCTCCCGTGAGCCGGCCCACCACCGAGAGACAAGGGGGCAGGGCGAGCGGacggggaggggatggaggggtCAGCTCGGAGAAGCCAATGGGATCCGTGGCCGCCATGATGGGATCGAGCACAGAACGTGGAGGCCAGAACCCAGCTCGGGACAAGGAAAGAGCCACGGCCGGAGGCCAGAAACCAGATGCAGGGAACGGGCGCAGAGGCTGGAACGCCAGAACCGGGAGCGAGGTGCAGGAGGCGCGACTCCCGGAGGCCGGGAGCTGGAGGAGCCCAGAGTAGGGAGCGGAAGGAAGTCGGGGGGCAGGGCCcagatccccccccccccatgcccaCGGCCCCAGCTGACCTGGCGGAGGAGCTGAGACACGACCTTGACCTGCTGGCCCCGGGTCAGCAGGTAGCCCAGGGGCACGCCCGTGACTCGGGCCATCTCCACGGCGTTGACCAGGACCATGAGGCGCTCGAGGAGCCGGAGGGGCAGGAGGGCGTCCTTCAGGCAGTACACGGCCAGGCGGCGGCGGGACTGGTCGTTCCCGTTCTGGAGGGGCGGCGGGGGAGATGAGGAAAGGGCTGcagggaggagggggtggggggctgCAGGTCGGGGAGgtcagggaggaggaagaggagggaaggctGCGGTCACCTGCAGGTCGGTGATGATGCTGTGCTGCACGTCCTCCTTCTGCTCCCCCAGGAAGTGGAAGCTGACTGCGTTGAGGGTGTAGGAGCGGAGCTTGTGCTCCCGCAGCAAGACCTACAGGGGGGCGAGTGGGGGATTCGGGGTGAGCCACGGCCAGGCAGGTCCCCTCATCACCCCCGTGCGGCGCCCCTACCTGCAGCATGTCCATCTGCACCCGCCCCGTCATGCTGACCACTTTGCTGTCTCGTCGGCCCGTCTGCTTGGACTGGAAGGAAGAGTCGCGGATCTGGGAGCGGAGGCCGGAGATCCGGCCCAGGAACGGGAAGGACGAGACCTGCACAGAGACAAAGAAGGGGGCTGACTGAGACCCCcgaggaaggacagaaggagcTGGAGGCACAGACACGGGCCCCGAGAGACGTGGGAAAGAGACCCTCGGGTCCAGGCCCGGTGGGGGGTGGTCACCTTGAGGGTCTGCGCCCTGGAGATGAGGTAGGGCAGGTCGAAGTTCTGGATGTTATAGCCCGTTATGACATCAGGGTCCATGGTGCGGACGAAGGAGGCCCAGGCCTGCCAAGACCCAGGTCCGGGGGTCAGCAGGGAGGCTTCCGGCTGGCCCAGCCCCCCAGGACCCAGAACCACCACAGTCCCTTCCCCCAGTGATTGCTCAACCCAGGGGCAGAACAGGCCAGATGGGGTGAGAGGTCAAAGGGACAAGAGGGTCCTCCAGTTGGAGGTCACAAGGTCCGATGGAGCCAGGGGTCACCTCCAGAAGCTCTTCTTCACGCTCAAAGCTGAAGACACGAGCCCCCAGAATGGGGGCGCAGGGGCGCAGGGTCAGGGCGAGGCGCAGGAAGGGCTCTGGCTCCCCCCAGCGTAGGCCCACAGAACAGATTTGGATCACGGGATCCCGCTCCGGCTCCGGGAAGATGCCTGAGGGACACCCGGGGGGGAGAAGTGTCAGCCAAGGTTCTAGCAATGGGACGGCGCTCGGTCTCTCCCACTAGTGGGCCCAGTCTCCCTCTcacagcctcagttttcctcttcCGCAAAATGGGGATAGCAGCACTCGCAGAAGCCCTCCTTGTAGGGGGCTCAGGAACATGCTGATTATCATCGCCCCCGTTCTGCAGGGAAGGAAAACTGGGTCTGCACACAGATCCCCCCATGGCGGAGACTCTGGGTAGGAGGAGCCCAGACCTTTCCTTCCAGCGCATTCGATGTCAAAACTCAGCACCCTCAGGGGAGCAATCTGCTGCCAGGGCCCCTCGGGGGGGTGACTGACCACGTCCGACCACAAGACGTCCGCTTCCAGCTGGCAGAGTGTGGCCTGGGGAGAGAGCAGGGCACTCACAGGGAGTCGGGCGGTCCCAACCCCAGGTCCGCCCTTCGCTCCCTGGCCTCCAAGCCCTCACCTTCCCCTCAGTCCTCAGCTGGTACTTTTCTGCTGGGAGCTCGATCCAATTGCATCCAACGATGTCCGTGTCCACCATGAACCTGGAGGGTGGGGAGGTGTGCGGGGCACAGGGTCAAGGGCCAGAGGTCAGGATCCAACTGGTCTCCCCTCCACCAGCCAGTAGGAATCCTTAAAGTCCAGGAAAGCAGGCTGGGCATCCACAGGCCTCCCCAGAGCTCATTGCATTCTGGGCAAGTCCTTTCCTCTGCCTGGGTGCCAGGTCCACGAGAGTGCGGGGTACCCAGAAatgggtcccttccaactttagcCCCTCTGGTGCCTCAAGGCCAAAGAGCCTTGGTCCCCGACCCGGAGGGTATCTGGGAAAGCCACCGAGCCCTCCTGGAGAAGGTGGGGGTCCAAGagtgaggagaggaggagagacgAAGAAGGGGCTGACTGCCCAAGGGAAGGGGTTTTCCAGACCGATCCCAAAGACCAAGGGAACAGAGTTGCAGACAGGGGTGGGGAAAGCAGCCTCAGGAGCAGTGACAAAGCAGGACCGGGCCCAGGACGCGGACAGGGAGAAATGTGGGAGAACGACATCGGGAGAGGCAGTGACAAAGCAGGACCGGGCCCAGGATGCGGACGGGGAGAAACGCGGGAGAACAACCTAGAGAGAGGCAGTGACAAAGCAGGACCGGGCCCAGGACGCGGACGGGGAGAAATGCGGGAGAACAACCTAGAGGCAGTGACAAAGCAGGACTGGGCCCAGGACACAGAGAGAAACGAAGGAGAACAACCTCGGGAGAGGCAGTGACAAAGCCGGACCGGGCCCAGGACGCGGATGGAGAGAAATGTGGGAGAACAACCTTGGGACAGGCAGTGACAAAGCAGGACTGGGCCCAGGATGCGGATGGGGAGAAACGCGGGAGAACAACCTAGAGAGAGGCAGTGACAAAGCAGGACCGGGCCCAGGACGCGGACGGAGAGAAACGTGGGAGAAGGACCTTGGGACAGGCAGTGACAAAGCAGGACTGGGCCCAGGACGCAGACGGAGAGAAACGCGGGAGAACGACCTCAGGAGAGGCAGTGACAAAGCAGGACTGGGCCCAGGACGTGGACGGAGAGAAACGTGGGAGAACAACCTTGGGACAGGCAGTGACAAAGCAGGACTGGGCCCAGGACGCGGACGGGGAGGAACGCGGGAGAACAACCTAGAGAGAGGCAGTGACAAAGCAGGACCGGGCCCAGGACACAGAGAGAAACGTAGGAGAACAACCTCGGGACAGGCAGTGACAAAGCAGGACCGGGCCCAGGACGCGGACGGAGAGAAACGTGGGAGAACAACCTTGGGACAGGCAGTGACAAAGCAGGACCGGGCCCAGGACGCGGATGGAGAGAACGTGGGAGAAGGACCTTGGGGCAGGCAGTGACAAAGCAGGACTGGGCCCAGGACGCAGACGGAGAGATACGCGGGAGAACGACCTCAGGAGAGGCAGTGACAAAGCAGGACCAGGCCCAGGACGCGGATGGAGAGAAACGTGGGAGAACAACCTCAGGACAGGCAGTGACAAAGCAGGACCAGGCCCAGGACGCGGACGGAGAGAAACGTGGGAGAACAACCTCAGGAGAGGTGGTGACAAAGCAGGACCGGGCCCAGGACGCGGACGGAGAGATACGCGGGAGAACGACCTCAGGAGAGGCAGTGACAAAGCAGGACTGGGCCCAGGACGCAGACGGAGAGATACGCGGGAGAACGACCTCAGGAGAGGCAGTGACAAAGCAGGACTGGGCCCAGGACGCGGACGGAGAGAAACGTGGGAGAACAACCTTGGGACAGGCAGTGACAAAGCAGGACCGGGCCCAGGACGCAGACGGAGAGAAACGTGGGAGAAGGACCTTGGGGCAGGCAGTGACAAAGCAGGACTGGGCCCAGGACGCAGACGGAGAGAAACGCGGGAGAACGACCTCAGGAGAGGCAGTGACAAAGCAGGACTGGGCCCAGGACGCGGACGGAGAGAAACGTGGGAGAACGACCTTAGGACAGGCAGTGACAAAGCAGGACCAGGCCCAGGACGCGGACGGAGAGAAATGTGGGAGAACAACCTCAGGAGAGGCGGTGACAAAGCAGGACCGGGCCCAGGACGCGGACGGAGAGAAACGTCGGAGAACAACCTTGGGACAGGCAGTGACAAAGCAGGACCGGGCCCAGGACACAGAGAGAAACGAAGGAGAACAACCTCAGGAGAGGCAGTGACAAAGCAGGACCAGGCCCAGGACGTGGACGGGGAGAACCACCTTGGCGGCGACAGCAGTGACAGGGGTCAGCCAGGACCGGGGGCTCACCGGATCTCGAAGTCCACGTTGGCTTCAAAGGCCGGGAAGCTGGGGGAGCCGAGGCCGGGCAGACGGATGCCGTTCTCCAGCAGGCGGCGGGCAGGGGCCACGAGGCGAGGTAGTGCCAGGGTCACGCGCAGAAAGGGCGAGGGGCCGTGCCCCAGGTAGCCATACATGCCTGCGGGGTGGGGGTGGTGAGGGCCTCTCCCGGCACCCCACCCCTCCACTGCGAGCCCCTCCACACTGTGGGCCCTCCCCCCACTCACTCTCGCGGGTGCAGAGTTCCACACTCAGCACGGCGGGTCCCTTCAGCTCCTTGCCCCCTCGCTGCTCCCGGCTCACGGCAGAGTTCAGCTCCCGCTGCAGGTCTCCCAGGTGCTCGGGGCCGAAGCCTGGGGAGGTCAGGGGTCGCCGCGTCACCAAGGGTGACCCTGCGGTCCCTGGTTCAGGGCCCCACTTGGCCGAAGGTCACTCACCGGAGGGCGCAGGGACATAGAAGTAGGGGGCGAAGCCGTGGATGTGGCAGCAGACAGAGACTCCGGCGTGCGTGACCCCAAAGGCCCGCAGTATGGGAGCGGCTCCGGGGGCCCCTGGGGGCGGTGGCGGCAGCAGCGGGGAGCCTAGGCCGGTGGGGGAAGGGGGGTCAGGGGGGGCCCGGTTCTCCGAGGCCAGCCTCCCCCCCAGGCCTCCTCCCCCAACTCACCCACGTAGTGGTCGATCTCGAGCTGCTGAAAGACCAGGGCCTGCGTCTTGGGGTCCAGGGCCGGGGGGGTGGGCCGGAGCCAGCGGGCATCGCGGGCACAGGCGGGGAGCTGCCCTGGAACGCGGAGATGCCCCGTTATGGCTCCCGCCCACGCCCCTCCCTGAGGGCCGTCTCCTGGCCAGAGAGGTCAGGGTCAGGGCCCCTGGAAGGTGCTGCCCTCTGCCCCCCCACGGGGCCCTCAGGAGGACTGGCCATCCCCGTGCTCCCACTGCAGGAGAGTGCTCCCTGACCAACCCCTGGCTGTTCTCccagaagggggggaggggggaggagaggggaggggggcgGGGCCTCACCCAGAGCAGCCCCTTCAGGGGGCACATgcaactcctcctcctcctgctcctgcaGCCTCTGCTCGGCCTCCATCTCCTCCATCAGGGCCAGCTCCTCCTCAAACTGGGAGGGCCCCTCATCCTCCTCGGCCCAGGCCCCGCCAGCCCCACGCGGGCGCTTGGCCCCGGGCAGCCCGGCGCTGGGGGCGGACCGGCGCTTGGGCTCCATCtgccggagggggaggggggcctGGCTCAGGCCCCTGCCTCGCCCGGCCTTTACCCCTAGTCCCCTCCTCGGCCCTCCCCTCCGCGCTCCTCCCGGTGCCCCTGCGCTCCTCCGTCTCCTCGGGCTCCTCCCGGTGCCCCCGCACTCCTCGGGCTCCTCCCGGTGCCCCCGCACTCCTCGGGCTCCTCCCGGTGCCCCCCGCGCTCCTCCCGTGCTCCTCCCGCACAGCTCCCTGCTCCGGCCCCTTCCTCCGATCTGGCCTCTTTCCCAGGGCCCTCCCCAGCCCCCCGCCGCCGCCTACCCCCAGCCCCGCTCACTCCCAAGCTCTCAGAGCAGCCTGGGCTCCTCTCTCCCGGGCTTGCGTTTCCCGCCACCGGCGCTAGTTGTCCTCTGACCCCTGCACGCGCAGAGCGCCGAGCGCGGCCATGTCGAGCGTGGCTGGGGCCTAATTGGCCGCCCCGTCAGCGCGCAGACGCAGTCGCTACGCTAGAAGGGGCGGCGGAGACGGCGTGCGCGGGTCGCCATGTTTAGCGTGGCGGAAGCTAAAGCCAGCCTTCCCATTGGCGCAGTGACTCCCTCGGATCTCTAAGCCCGCCCCCGTTTCTGGGGAAGAGCTGCTGAGCCATGGAGGGAGAGCGTCCTGCCTTGGGAAAGCTAGGGCAGGATGCGGAGGCAGGGGAGGCCGTTCCTGGGCCGCAGTCCGTCGGGGGCCCGGCTGGCCGGGTGATCGTGGCTGCCTGCCTCAGCGgcctcctccataaaatgggcTTCATCCAGGTGCGCCCCAAGGAAGGAATCCGTTTCAAAGGCTATTTGCCTCCCTCCCTCCGCGCCTGCTCCGAACTCCAAGGACGTTGTCCCCGCCTCAGGCTGGCTCTGGCCCGTTTTCCATTCCCGCCCAGCACAGGCTCTGGCACCCAGGAGGCGCTTAAGGCCGTTTGTGCACTGACTGCTTGCATGAGCTGCCCAACGGGGCCGCTTTGGCCTTCCCCTGTACTGTATGCCTGGGCATACAGTCAGCACCTAATAAATGCCTGGAAACTGCCAGAGCAGCACATGGGACAAAGCCTCAGAAAAACATACAGATGTTTCCCCGAAACTTGTCCAATGTGTAACGGGCTATTTGGGGGGCCACCgacctccctccccatccccgaGGCTCCCCTAAGAAGGCTCCCCGGAGGCGGGTGACCTCCCTCCCCATCACGGAGCCTGTTCAAAGACACAGAGCCCCCAGGCTGCCCTGCTCTTCTTTCCCCCAGGTCTGTCTCTGATCTTCCCACCCCGGGAGGCAGATCCGCTGACCAGAACTCGCTTCACTGGCTTTAAGGTTTTTATTaagattttgctttgttttgtttattaaataaaagGAGCGGAAGGGAAGGGCCCTCTCGTCCCTCTCAGGGCCACGGGAAACAAGACCTCAGGACCCAAGGTCTGGGCCCCCCTTGATCCCAGGCAGAGAGTCGGGTCACCCTCTTCCCTTCAAGGTGCATTGCGCTGTGTAAGCAGGGGAGGACAGGAAAGGTGAGTGTCGGAGGTCAA from Sminthopsis crassicaudata isolate SCR6 chromosome 3, ASM4859323v1, whole genome shotgun sequence includes these protein-coding regions:
- the POLD1 gene encoding DNA polymerase delta catalytic subunit isoform X1, with amino-acid sequence MEPKRRSAPSAGLPGAKRPRGAGGAWAEEDEGPSQFEEELALMEEMEAEQRLQEQEEEELHVPPEGAALGQLPACARDARWLRPTPPALDPKTQALVFQQLEIDHYVGSPLLPPPPPGAPGAAPILRAFGVTHAGVSVCCHIHGFAPYFYVPAPSGFGPEHLGDLQRELNSAVSREQRGGKELKGPAVLSVELCTRESMYGYLGHGPSPFLRVTLALPRLVAPARRLLENGIRLPGLGSPSFPAFEANVDFEIRFMVDTDIVGCNWIELPAEKYQLRTEGKATLCQLEADVLWSDVVSHPPEGPWQQIAPLRVLSFDIECAGRKGIFPEPERDPVIQICSVGLRWGEPEPFLRLALTLRPCAPILGARVFSFEREEELLEAWASFVRTMDPDVITGYNIQNFDLPYLISRAQTLKVSSFPFLGRISGLRSQIRDSSFQSKQTGRRDSKVVSMTGRVQMDMLQVLLREHKLRSYTLNAVSFHFLGEQKEDVQHSIITDLQNGNDQSRRRLAVYCLKDALLPLRLLERLMVLVNAVEMARVTGVPLGYLLTRGQQVKVVSQLLRQAVREGLVMPVVKTEGGEDFTGATVIEPLKGYYDVPIATLDFSSLYPSIMMAHNLCYTTLLRPGTAQKLGLTSDEFIKTPTGNEFVKASVRKGLLPQILENLLSARKRAKAELARETDPLRRQVLDGRQLALKVSANSVYGFTGAQVGKLPCVEISQSVTGFGRQMIEKTKQLVESKYTVENGYSADAKVVYGDTDSVMCRFGVPSVAEAMALGREAADWVSSHFIAPIRLEFEKVYFPYLLISKKRYAGLLFSSRPDAHDKMDCKGLEAVRRDNCPLVANLVTSSLRRLLIDRDPSGAVAHAQDVISDLLCNRIDISQLVITKELTRAAADYAGKQAHVELAERMRKRDPGSAPGLGDRVPYVIISAAKGVAAYMKSEDPLFVLEHSLPIDTQYYLEQQLAKPLLRIFEPILGEGRAEAVLLRGEHTRCKTVLTAKVGGLLAFATRRSSCIGCRAVLSHHGAVCKFCLPRESELYQKEVAHLSALEERFSRLWTQCQRCQGSLHEDVLCTSRDCPIFYMRKKVQKDLDDQEQLLARFGPPGPASW
- the POLD1 gene encoding DNA polymerase delta catalytic subunit isoform X2 — its product is MCPLKGLLWLPACARDARWLRPTPPALDPKTQALVFQQLEIDHYVGSPLLPPPPPGAPGAAPILRAFGVTHAGVSVCCHIHGFAPYFYVPAPSGFGPEHLGDLQRELNSAVSREQRGGKELKGPAVLSVELCTRESMYGYLGHGPSPFLRVTLALPRLVAPARRLLENGIRLPGLGSPSFPAFEANVDFEIRFMVDTDIVGCNWIELPAEKYQLRTEGKATLCQLEADVLWSDVVSHPPEGPWQQIAPLRVLSFDIECAGRKGIFPEPERDPVIQICSVGLRWGEPEPFLRLALTLRPCAPILGARVFSFEREEELLEAWASFVRTMDPDVITGYNIQNFDLPYLISRAQTLKVSSFPFLGRISGLRSQIRDSSFQSKQTGRRDSKVVSMTGRVQMDMLQVLLREHKLRSYTLNAVSFHFLGEQKEDVQHSIITDLQNGNDQSRRRLAVYCLKDALLPLRLLERLMVLVNAVEMARVTGVPLGYLLTRGQQVKVVSQLLRQAVREGLVMPVVKTEGGEDFTGATVIEPLKGYYDVPIATLDFSSLYPSIMMAHNLCYTTLLRPGTAQKLGLTSDEFIKTPTGNEFVKASVRKGLLPQILENLLSARKRAKAELARETDPLRRQVLDGRQLALKVSANSVYGFTGAQVGKLPCVEISQSVTGFGRQMIEKTKQLVESKYTVENGYSADAKVVYGDTDSVMCRFGVPSVAEAMALGREAADWVSSHFIAPIRLEFEKVYFPYLLISKKRYAGLLFSSRPDAHDKMDCKGLEAVRRDNCPLVANLVTSSLRRLLIDRDPSGAVAHAQDVISDLLCNRIDISQLVITKELTRAAADYAGKQAHVELAERMRKRDPGSAPGLGDRVPYVIISAAKGVAAYMKSEDPLFVLEHSLPIDTQYYLEQQLAKPLLRIFEPILGEGRAEAVLLRGEHTRCKTVLTAKVGGLLAFATRRSSCIGCRAVLSHHGAVCKFCLPRESELYQKEVAHLSALEERFSRLWTQCQRCQGSLHEDVLCTSRDCPIFYMRKKVQKDLDDQEQLLARFGPPGPASW